A stretch of the Bdellovibrio sp. 22V genome encodes the following:
- a CDS encoding winged helix DNA-binding domain-containing protein: MKISKAQARRMWLRAQRLDEKTPFGKGVSATEAAVEHLGYVQIDTIHVIERCHHHILFTRIPAYTRKDLFAAQSKNKSVFEYWTHALSYIPTKDFPFFVNEMKRMQKTPSRWFQSVTKSDYSKVLRMIKKDGALSIRDIEDDVLVEKTHAWASKKPSKRALQLGFYSGKLTISERVGMLKKYELTERHFGWDRFPKAASEKQCTEYLLNRSLRAQGLVTLDSICHLYPSRKPVVKKVIDEKVKKGLLLPVEVAGLEKIFFWATPEALQEDLQPRDEMTHILSPFDPLVIQRKRLSALFDYDHRFEAYLPKEKRVFGYFALPVLIDDRIVAVMDLKADREEQELLIQKWTWLKKEKTASAKRKVEEELHRFEKFQFGI, from the coding sequence ATGAAAATTTCAAAGGCTCAGGCGCGCCGTATGTGGTTGCGAGCGCAGCGTTTGGACGAAAAGACGCCTTTTGGGAAAGGGGTCTCTGCCACGGAGGCAGCCGTTGAACACTTGGGTTACGTTCAGATCGACACCATCCATGTGATCGAACGCTGCCATCATCACATTCTTTTTACGCGGATTCCCGCTTATACACGCAAAGATCTTTTTGCGGCCCAATCTAAAAACAAATCCGTTTTTGAATATTGGACTCACGCTTTGTCGTACATTCCGACGAAAGACTTTCCCTTTTTTGTGAACGAGATGAAGCGCATGCAAAAGACTCCGTCGCGGTGGTTTCAATCGGTGACGAAATCGGATTACAGCAAAGTGTTGCGGATGATTAAAAAAGACGGGGCGTTATCTATCCGGGATATTGAGGACGACGTCTTAGTTGAAAAGACTCACGCTTGGGCCAGCAAAAAACCTTCGAAACGAGCACTGCAGTTGGGCTTTTACTCTGGCAAGCTGACGATCAGCGAGCGCGTGGGGATGTTGAAAAAGTACGAACTGACCGAGCGTCACTTTGGCTGGGATCGTTTTCCCAAGGCCGCTTCTGAAAAGCAATGTACGGAGTATTTGTTAAATCGCTCTTTGCGCGCGCAAGGGCTTGTGACTTTGGATTCCATTTGTCATCTTTACCCCAGCCGTAAACCTGTCGTGAAAAAAGTCATCGACGAAAAAGTAAAAAAAGGTTTGTTATTGCCCGTGGAAGTAGCGGGGCTTGAGAAAATCTTTTTTTGGGCGACTCCCGAAGCTTTGCAAGAGGATCTTCAACCGCGGGATGAAATGACTCATATTCTTTCTCCTTTTGATCCTTTGGTTATTCAGAGAAAACGTCTTAGCGCTTTGTTCGATTACGATCACCGTTTTGAAGCGTATCTTCCGAAAGAAAAAAGAGTGTTCGGTTATTTCGCTTTGCCGGTTCTGATCGATGATCGCATTGTGGCGGTGATGGACTTGAAGGCCGATCGTGAAGAGCAAGAACTCTTGATTCAAAAATGGACATGGCTAAAAAAAGAAAAAACGGCTTCTGCTAAACGCAAAGTGGAAGAAG